From Vanessa tameamea isolate UH-Manoa-2023 chromosome 26, ilVanTame1 primary haplotype, whole genome shotgun sequence, one genomic window encodes:
- the LOC113398505 gene encoding uncharacterized protein LOC113398505 isoform X2 — protein sequence MRACLLLCAALALAPSRPRAAAASHKHHPHVPTPEPARLEHIKTQILAKLGLSSRPTPLGAPPRDVVRQILARAADPRPERRPETEHSMREIIAIAHRDGVLRFRGIG from the exons ATGCGCGCCTGCCTCCTACTGTGTGCGGCGCTCGCGCTAGCGCCGAGCcggccgcgcgccgccgccgcctccCACAAGCACCACCCTCACGTCCCAACGCCCGAGCCGGCCAGACTCGAACACATCAAAACACAGATACTCGCCAAg CTGGGTCTATCGTCACGGCCCACGCCGCTTGGCGCCCCCCCACGTGACGTTGTGAGGCAAATACTGGCGCGCGCGGCCGACCCGCGCCCCGAGCGCCGCCCGGAAACAGAACACAGCATGAGAGAGATCATTGCTATAGCACACAGAG ATGGTGTTCTTAGGTTCAGAGGGATTGGATGA
- the LOC113398505 gene encoding uncharacterized protein LOC113398505 isoform X1, which yields MRACLLLCAALALAPSRPRAAAASHKHHPHVPTPEPARLEHIKTQILAKLGLSSRPTPLGAPPRDVVRQILARAADPRPERRPETEHSMREIIAIAHRGDIARRTYLNNPA from the exons ATGCGCGCCTGCCTCCTACTGTGTGCGGCGCTCGCGCTAGCGCCGAGCcggccgcgcgccgccgccgcctccCACAAGCACCACCCTCACGTCCCAACGCCCGAGCCGGCCAGACTCGAACACATCAAAACACAGATACTCGCCAAg CTGGGTCTATCGTCACGGCCCACGCCGCTTGGCGCCCCCCCACGTGACGTTGTGAGGCAAATACTGGCGCGCGCGGCCGACCCGCGCCCCGAGCGCCGCCCGGAAACAGAACACAGCATGAGAGAGATCATTGCTATAGCACACAGAGGTGACATAGCTAGAAGAACATATCTTAATAATCCTGCttag